The following proteins are co-located in the Sporichthyaceae bacterium genome:
- a CDS encoding ABC transporter substrate-binding protein translates to MPATQPDFTPQCLNARNAGVDLLALGMDGAAMTGVGRSGAAIGYRPLLAPGAATFTLENTGDPKLRAFGMVSGSRVAPWMAQDTPAARAFHDALARFAPDLIPDGETMLGWTSGKLLEAALDKLSAGALTPRSAASTAKPSAAHGGADLHPR, encoded by the coding sequence ATGCCAGCAACCCAACCCGATTTCACCCCACAGTGCTTGAACGCCCGCAACGCCGGTGTCGACCTGCTGGCTCTCGGGATGGACGGCGCCGCTATGACCGGGGTGGGCCGCTCCGGCGCGGCGATCGGCTACCGACCGTTGCTCGCCCCGGGCGCCGCGACGTTCACCTTGGAGAACACCGGGGACCCGAAGCTACGCGCCTTCGGCATGGTCAGCGGCAGCCGCGTCGCGCCGTGGATGGCCCAGGACACCCCAGCGGCGCGCGCCTTCCACGACGCCCTGGCCCGTTTCGCCCCGGACCTAATCCCGGACGGCGAGACCATGCTCGGGTGGACCTCCGGCAAGCTGCTCGAGGCGGCCCTCGACAAGCTTTCCGCCGGTGCGCTGACGCCGCGTTCGGCCGCATCCACGGCGAAACCCTCGGCGGCTCACGGGGGCGCTGACCTTCATCCCCGGTGA
- a CDS encoding helix-turn-helix domain-containing protein: MPRTDAETADGAACQFMRAARGLATECGFRNLTVDDVCARAGLSKGAFYVHSPSEQALLDREISQVDRQLDPSTVGELPGLEKIRAFVRTMVQRAQDPASATPAQFSVGTRRHRQLAARASNVFGCGCRSTARHCPSAIRMRRSAVGVGAEGARQGRCREGRS; this comes from the coding sequence ATGCCGAGGACCGACGCGGAGACGGCGGACGGCGCGGCGTGTCAGTTCATGCGGGCCGCCCGGGGCCTGGCCACCGAGTGCGGCTTCCGAAACCTGACCGTCGACGACGTATGTGCCCGCGCCGGGCTGTCGAAGGGCGCGTTCTACGTGCACTCCCCCTCGGAACAGGCGTTGCTGGACCGAGAGATCAGCCAGGTCGACCGGCAGCTCGACCCGTCGACCGTCGGTGAGCTGCCCGGGCTGGAGAAGATCCGGGCCTTCGTTCGCACGATGGTGCAACGTGCGCAGGACCCCGCCTCGGCAACACCGGCCCAGTTTTCCGTCGGCACCCGTCGGCACCGACAACTCGCAGCCCGTGCGAGCAACGTGTTCGGGTGCGGATGTCGCTCCACTGCACGTCACTGCCCGTCCGCGATCCGCATGAGGCGCTCGGCGGTCGGCGTCGGAGCGGAGGGCGCGCGCCAAGGCCGCTGCCGCGAAGGCCGAAGCTAA
- a CDS encoding Fic family protein, whose amino-acid sequence MADTVVATWTPLANAPTRVHRRGGPYQAYHPDLLVDRPLALDRQVAEVAAHAESAVRRLRDAPGAHGLEGLARFLLRSEAIASSRIEGMEASPAQVGLAELAEEEDLTATNVSRTARRVAANITAVRTATADLARADRITVADVEGMHAALLADEPQLHGLRTVQNWIGGSDYHPIDAEFVPPPPDLVPGLMADLVAYLNSAGHAGLIQAGIAHAQFETIHPFKDGNGRIGRALIHTVLVRRGLSPHAVVPVSPVLLTRSQEYVRGLTAYRYLGPPDGEAAKAAVSAWLRCFLDAVSLAVTQAEVFAADLAELHARWEQDLAKARTHSGVRTVPRADSAIARILACLQEHPVLTASSVVRLFDVSRPSAAAALEELTAAGILTRRRIGRGYGYLATDVFDLLTFAERRLASTRWDTTASEPARPAPYRPAT is encoded by the coding sequence ATGGCGGACACCGTGGTCGCGACGTGGACGCCGCTGGCGAACGCGCCGACACGCGTGCACCGCCGCGGCGGTCCGTACCAGGCCTACCATCCGGACCTGCTGGTCGACCGGCCGCTCGCGCTGGACCGGCAGGTCGCCGAAGTGGCCGCCCACGCCGAGAGCGCGGTCCGCCGACTGCGGGATGCACCCGGCGCGCACGGCTTGGAAGGTCTCGCGCGATTCCTGCTGCGTTCGGAGGCGATCGCCTCGTCGCGGATCGAGGGCATGGAGGCCTCGCCCGCCCAGGTCGGATTGGCCGAACTGGCCGAGGAGGAAGACCTGACCGCGACCAACGTGAGCCGGACCGCGCGCCGGGTCGCGGCGAACATCACTGCGGTGCGCACCGCGACCGCCGACCTCGCCCGAGCGGATCGCATCACAGTCGCCGACGTTGAAGGAATGCATGCGGCGCTGCTGGCCGACGAGCCACAACTGCACGGGCTGCGCACGGTGCAGAACTGGATCGGCGGTTCGGACTACCACCCGATCGACGCCGAATTCGTGCCCCCGCCGCCGGATCTAGTGCCCGGGCTGATGGCGGACCTGGTCGCCTACCTCAACAGCGCGGGTCACGCCGGGCTGATCCAAGCCGGTATTGCCCACGCGCAGTTCGAGACCATCCACCCGTTCAAGGACGGCAACGGCCGGATCGGGCGCGCGTTGATCCACACGGTCCTGGTGCGCCGCGGTCTGAGCCCGCACGCCGTCGTCCCGGTCAGCCCGGTGCTGCTGACCCGCTCGCAGGAGTACGTCCGGGGTCTCACGGCCTACCGCTACCTCGGCCCGCCCGACGGCGAGGCCGCGAAGGCGGCCGTATCGGCCTGGCTGCGTTGCTTCCTCGACGCGGTCTCGCTGGCCGTCACCCAGGCCGAGGTCTTCGCGGCCGACCTCGCCGAGTTGCACGCCCGCTGGGAACAGGACCTGGCCAAAGCCCGCACCCATTCCGGAGTCCGGACAGTGCCGCGGGCCGACTCCGCGATCGCCCGCATCCTGGCCTGCCTCCAGGAGCACCCCGTGTTGACCGCGTCGAGCGTGGTTCGGCTGTTCGACGTCAGCCGCCCCTCGGCCGCGGCCGCGCTCGAGGAGCTGACCGCGGCCGGAATTCTGACGCGCCGTCGGATCGGCCGCGGATACGGCTACCTGGCCACCGACGTGTTCGACCTGCTCACCTTCGCCGAACGCCGACTGGCCAGCACCCGCTGGGACACAACGGCATCAGAGCCTGCGCGGCCGGCGCCGTACCGCCCCGCGACCTGA
- a CDS encoding tyrosine-type recombinase/integrase yields the protein MYEQVENQHSGGGNRRGRKASFGSIRQRGSRRFQARYTGPDGLQYTAYSPGGSATFQTRTDADRALARVRVDIDAGTWVLPEVPVVIETAVVCGPLKFGEYAETWLTQRPLATRTRDLYRSLLDKHLLPYWHDTVLTAITSTAVREWHGGLDKTKPRAVANAYSLLKTILETAVADDLLPANPCRIKGGSQYRRAKEPGMATLAEIASLRAAMPEHYRSAIDLGVWASLRIGEVIGLQRADVSLSASDATEQTAVIHVRRSVGRTRSGREEKLPKSGAGTRDVPSPPHIVPALRRHLATHSAPGRKGWVFPAATDAKTNVSADVLREAFETARHKIGRDDLVFHHLRGIGATLAARAGATVRELQDRLGHATPNMALAYQRVADDRPRQIAEALSRMIATEE from the coding sequence ATGTATGAGCAGGTCGAGAACCAGCACAGCGGCGGCGGTAATCGAAGGGGACGCAAGGCCTCGTTCGGCAGCATCCGGCAACGCGGGTCGCGGCGGTTCCAGGCTCGCTATACCGGCCCGGACGGGCTCCAGTACACGGCGTACTCGCCGGGCGGCTCGGCCACCTTTCAGACACGGACGGACGCAGACCGAGCGCTGGCCCGGGTCCGGGTTGATATCGATGCAGGGACCTGGGTCTTGCCCGAGGTGCCAGTAGTCATCGAGACGGCAGTCGTGTGCGGACCTTTGAAGTTCGGCGAGTACGCCGAGACATGGCTCACTCAGCGACCCCTGGCCACCCGCACGCGTGACCTCTACCGTTCGCTGCTGGACAAGCACCTGCTGCCGTACTGGCACGACACCGTATTGACCGCGATCACCTCGACTGCCGTCCGGGAGTGGCACGGCGGGCTGGACAAGACCAAGCCGCGTGCGGTGGCAAACGCCTACAGCCTTCTCAAGACGATCCTGGAGACGGCAGTCGCGGACGATCTGCTCCCGGCCAACCCCTGCAGGATCAAGGGCGGGAGCCAATATCGGCGGGCCAAGGAGCCGGGCATGGCCACCCTCGCGGAGATTGCGTCGCTGCGGGCGGCAATGCCCGAGCACTACAGGTCCGCCATCGATCTTGGCGTGTGGGCCAGCCTGCGCATCGGCGAAGTGATCGGGCTGCAACGGGCGGACGTGTCGCTGAGCGCCTCCGACGCGACCGAGCAGACGGCGGTGATCCACGTCCGCCGCTCGGTCGGCCGCACCCGCTCCGGCCGGGAGGAGAAGCTGCCCAAGAGCGGGGCGGGTACACGCGACGTCCCGTCACCGCCGCACATCGTCCCGGCTCTGCGCCGGCATCTGGCTACCCACAGCGCACCAGGCCGCAAGGGCTGGGTCTTTCCGGCCGCCACCGACGCGAAGACCAACGTTTCGGCGGACGTGCTGCGCGAGGCGTTCGAGACGGCCCGGCACAAAATCGGGCGCGACGACCTGGTGTTCCACCACTTGCGCGGCATCGGGGCAACGCTGGCGGCGCGCGCGGGCGCCACCGTGCGGGAACTTCAGGACCGACTCGGCCACGCCACCCCGAACATGGCGCTGGCCTACCAACGCGTGGCCGACGACCGACCCAGACAGATCGCCGAGGCGCTGAGCCGAATGATCGCCACCGAAGAGTGA
- a CDS encoding GAF domain-containing protein: MLAVSVAKKKAPEGAALEEVVPDSVHGAAPGSAALYELGVALATTRSAKQVAARTVEAIGARLDCAHVWAAEFDATADRFVALDSLGAGKRVLDVLRAQTDPAGWAPLRQVEVGRLLWWVGATQVKDHLPSLVEVVPELATVGLLPLRAPGARAVCGMVGFGFDRARPPAEGEEAFLVAAGELAALALHRAGLPAGEMRARAVVGAAAARAERVGALAAALVAAVSVEQVVEVFAQHAQAAVDGQTFSLRSVHPDERVARVLRIEGPQPGYRQRFGEVPLDTPSALAEAVATRQPVFVSSAQDNGRRYGTAPTEQHTAAGIEGLARLPLIVDGEPVAVLSVGYRTVQPFPPEERLFLSTVADLAAQALGRAMATERAQADAARAERVGALAAALVGAGSVGDVAVVLGEHVREAVAGQTFSLRSVDRAAGVARVVRMEFEHPNYREKFVELALEGSSSLAEVVASGRAVFVTSAEDNRRRYGPAADAQHGAGGIEGLARLPLPVEGELVAVLSIGYVTAQAFPPQERLFLTTVADLAAQALARAMGAEKLRAEADRARRLGDLGAALVTAVGVAGVAAVLAEHVQSAMTADAFSLRWVDHQAGLARTLLSGGAARNQRHRYAEVPLDAPSALAEVVATRRPVFVTSTQQTRERYGAAAARRYEAAHVEAVARFPLVVDGELVAILSVGYRRPRTFEEAERLFLTTVADLAAQALGRAMRGERHRADAARAAGLADLAAALATTLSVDEVTAVLAEHVPRAVEAQLFSLREIRASESVARAARLAGTALGDLERSIDVALDVPSALAEVAATRTAVFVGSPAEHRALFGAAAAQSYETTRGQALARLPLLVEGELVAILSVGYHRPRTFDEAERLFLTTVADLAAQALGRAQRTERLGADERRHRLLSAAQAAMNRRLDPVTQLRALTRVVVPELADLSTVHVLAVPVPPGAMPPLPVVTNRVAAEVIESLELPPTHDGLEWEQGSPVVEAIRQGRLTAPIRTAQVPTWARPAGTEVVFRSTLDRVVLAPVLADGLVVAVATFGTCQDRPAWSELELQILGEIAEYAALAVEHGISYQHTRHTALVLQHSLLSDPPDVDGLRVCARYRPAGRDEVGGDWYDAFLTGPGHLALAIGDVVGHDIAAAASMGQLRAALRTLALDEALEPGAILQRLAETNRSLHMARFATAVFARLIRGGEDWELSWARAGHPPPLFIDPADGRARPLQQAGGIALSPGLVHPYPTACQVLPAGSMLLLYTDGLIERRGVDMAVSIAELGQRAAGLADRGVEEVCDQLLHHAPNSDDVALLVVRVE; this comes from the coding sequence ATGCTTGCCGTTTCAGTGGCGAAGAAGAAGGCGCCCGAGGGCGCGGCGTTGGAGGAAGTCGTGCCGGACTCGGTGCACGGGGCTGCGCCGGGGTCGGCCGCGCTGTACGAGTTGGGTGTGGCGTTGGCGACGACTCGCAGCGCGAAGCAGGTGGCCGCCCGTACGGTCGAGGCGATAGGCGCGCGGTTGGACTGTGCCCACGTGTGGGCGGCGGAGTTCGACGCCACCGCCGACCGGTTCGTCGCCCTGGACTCCTTGGGCGCCGGCAAACGGGTGCTGGACGTCCTGCGGGCACAGACTGATCCAGCCGGCTGGGCCCCGCTGCGCCAGGTCGAGGTCGGGCGCCTGCTGTGGTGGGTCGGCGCCACGCAGGTCAAAGACCACCTGCCGAGCCTGGTCGAGGTCGTCCCGGAACTGGCCACGGTGGGGCTGCTGCCGCTGCGTGCCCCGGGGGCGCGCGCCGTGTGCGGGATGGTCGGGTTCGGTTTCGACCGGGCCCGGCCCCCGGCGGAGGGGGAGGAAGCGTTTCTGGTCGCCGCCGGGGAACTGGCTGCACTGGCCCTGCACCGGGCCGGGTTGCCGGCCGGGGAGATGCGGGCCCGGGCGGTGGTGGGCGCGGCGGCTGCGCGCGCCGAGCGGGTCGGGGCATTGGCCGCTGCGTTGGTCGCCGCGGTCAGCGTCGAGCAGGTCGTCGAGGTGTTCGCGCAGCACGCGCAGGCCGCCGTCGACGGGCAGACCTTCTCCCTGCGCAGCGTCCACCCCGACGAGCGGGTGGCCCGGGTGCTCCGGATCGAAGGCCCGCAGCCCGGCTACCGGCAACGCTTTGGCGAGGTGCCGCTGGACACGCCGTCGGCCCTGGCCGAAGCGGTTGCGACCCGACAGCCGGTGTTCGTGTCCAGCGCGCAGGACAACGGCCGCCGCTACGGCACCGCCCCCACCGAGCAGCACACTGCGGCCGGAATCGAGGGTCTGGCCCGGCTGCCACTGATCGTCGACGGCGAACCGGTCGCTGTCCTGTCCGTCGGCTATCGCACCGTGCAGCCGTTCCCGCCTGAGGAGCGGCTGTTCCTGAGCACGGTGGCCGACCTGGCCGCCCAGGCGCTGGGCCGGGCCATGGCCACCGAACGCGCGCAGGCGGACGCCGCCCGCGCCGAGCGGGTCGGGGCGTTGGCCGCTGCGCTGGTCGGGGCGGGCAGCGTGGGCGACGTGGCCGTGGTACTCGGCGAGCACGTGCGCGAGGCGGTGGCCGGGCAGACCTTCTCCCTGCGCTCCGTGGACCGCGCAGCGGGGGTGGCGCGGGTTGTCCGGATGGAATTCGAGCACCCGAATTACCGGGAGAAGTTCGTCGAGCTTGCCCTGGAGGGCTCCAGTTCGTTGGCGGAGGTGGTTGCGAGCGGGAGGGCGGTGTTCGTCACCAGTGCGGAGGACAACCGGCGCCGCTACGGGCCCGCCGCCGACGCACAGCACGGCGCGGGCGGCATCGAGGGCCTGGCCCGGTTGCCGTTGCCGGTCGAGGGTGAACTGGTGGCAGTGCTGTCCATCGGGTACGTGACCGCGCAGGCCTTCCCGCCGCAGGAGCGGTTGTTCCTGACCACGGTGGCCGACCTGGCCGCCCAGGCGCTGGCCCGGGCCATGGGCGCCGAAAAACTGCGCGCCGAGGCTGATCGAGCCCGCAGGCTGGGGGATCTGGGTGCGGCGCTGGTCACGGCGGTCGGCGTCGCGGGGGTTGCCGCAGTTCTGGCCGAGCATGTCCAGTCGGCGATGACCGCCGACGCATTCTCGCTGCGCTGGGTGGACCACCAGGCCGGCTTGGCGCGGACGCTGCTGTCCGGCGGTGCGGCCCGCAACCAGCGGCACCGCTACGCCGAGGTTCCGCTGGACGCTCCCAGCGCGCTGGCTGAGGTTGTCGCCACCAGGCGGCCGGTGTTCGTGACGTCCACGCAGCAGACCCGCGAACGCTACGGCGCGGCTGCGGCGCGGCGCTACGAGGCCGCTCACGTCGAGGCGGTGGCCCGGTTCCCGTTGGTGGTCGACGGTGAACTGGTGGCAATCCTGTCGGTGGGCTACCGGCGTCCGCGGACCTTCGAGGAGGCGGAGCGGCTGTTCCTGACCACGGTGGCCGACCTGGCCGCCCAGGCGCTGGGCCGGGCGATGCGTGGGGAACGGCACCGCGCTGACGCGGCGCGCGCGGCCGGCCTGGCCGATCTGGCCGCCGCGCTGGCCACCACGCTGAGCGTCGACGAGGTCACCGCGGTACTGGCCGAGCATGTACCGCGAGCCGTGGAAGCCCAGTTGTTCTCCCTGCGCGAGATCCGCGCCTCGGAGTCGGTGGCCCGGGCGGCGCGGCTGGCCGGTACTGCGCTCGGTGACCTGGAACGGTCCATCGACGTCGCGCTGGACGTGCCCAGCGCGTTGGCCGAGGTGGCCGCGACCCGCACCGCGGTGTTCGTGGGCTCACCGGCTGAGCACCGTGCCCTTTTCGGCGCCGCGGCCGCGCAGAGCTACGAGACGACCCGGGGTCAGGCTCTGGCCCGGTTGCCGCTGCTGGTCGAGGGCGAGCTGGTCGCGATTCTCTCGGTCGGCTATCACCGCCCGCGGACCTTCGACGAGGCGGAGCGGCTGTTCCTGACCACGGTGGCCGACCTCGCCGCCCAGGCATTGGGCCGGGCGCAGCGCACCGAACGGCTGGGGGCGGACGAACGTCGCCACAGGCTGCTGTCGGCCGCGCAGGCCGCGATGAACCGACGTCTGGACCCGGTGACCCAACTTCGGGCTCTGACGCGGGTCGTGGTCCCCGAGTTGGCCGACCTGTCCACCGTGCACGTGCTCGCCGTTCCGGTGCCGCCCGGAGCGATGCCGCCGCTGCCGGTCGTCACCAACCGGGTGGCCGCAGAGGTGATCGAGAGCCTCGAACTGCCACCGACCCACGACGGCCTCGAATGGGAACAGGGCTCACCGGTCGTCGAGGCGATCCGGCAGGGACGCCTGACCGCCCCGATCCGAACCGCGCAGGTTCCGACGTGGGCCCGGCCCGCCGGCACCGAGGTCGTCTTCCGGTCCACCCTCGACCGGGTCGTCCTGGCGCCGGTCCTGGCCGACGGCCTGGTCGTGGCGGTGGCCACCTTCGGGACGTGCCAGGACCGCCCGGCGTGGTCCGAACTCGAGCTGCAGATCCTCGGTGAGATCGCCGAGTACGCCGCCCTGGCCGTGGAGCACGGCATCTCCTATCAGCACACCCGGCACACGGCGTTGGTTCTGCAGCACAGCCTGCTCAGTGACCCGCCCGATGTCGACGGCCTACGGGTGTGTGCCCGCTACCGGCCCGCGGGTCGCGACGAGGTCGGCGGCGACTGGTACGACGCCTTCCTGACCGGGCCCGGTCACCTCGCGCTGGCCATCGGAGATGTGGTGGGGCACGACATCGCCGCCGCGGCTTCCATGGGGCAGCTACGTGCGGCGTTGCGCACGCTGGCCCTGGATGAGGCGCTGGAGCCAGGAGCGATCTTGCAACGGCTGGCCGAGACCAACCGGTCCCTGCACATGGCCAGGTTCGCCACCGCCGTGTTCGCCCGCCTGATCCGAGGCGGCGAGGACTGGGAACTGTCCTGGGCGCGCGCCGGTCACCCGCCTCCGCTGTTCATCGACCCCGCCGACGGCCGGGCCCGGCCGCTGCAGCAGGCCGGTGGGATAGCGCTGTCCCCGGGTCTGGTCCACCCGTACCCGACCGCCTGCCAGGTGCTGCCTGCAGGGTCGATGCTCCTGCTGTACACCGACGGGCTGATCGAACGCCGCGGCGTCGACATGGCCGTGAGCATAGCCGAGCTCGGGCAACGCGCAGCGGGGTTGGCCGACCGGGGCGTCGAGGAAGTCTGCGACCAACTCCTGCACCACGCCCCCAACAGCGACGACGTCGCCCTGCTCGTGGTTCGGGTCGAATGA
- a CDS encoding nitronate monooxygenase has protein sequence MLEALGVRIPVLAAPMAGGPTTVEMVLAAAGAGSLGFVAGGYKSAEALAEQIRAVRAQTGTFGVNLFVPNPVPVDAAEFRRYATAIAPEGAAHGLDLTGAAIIEDDDAWAAKVDLLAADPVPVVSFTFGLPDAGSLDRLRRAGSLLVQTVTSVEEARLAVEAGMDALAVQSSHAGGHSGTFTPRQRPAERPLPELLAAVREAVAVPLLGAGGVSGPDDVAAALKAGAEAVAVGTLLLLTPESGANSTYRAALVAKRTEPTVVTSAFTGRPARGIRNEFTDRWTAGAPVGYPAVHYLTTGMRRAAAAAGDAERLHLWAGTGHAAVAERPTAAVLTALTDRL, from the coding sequence ATGCTTGAAGCACTCGGCGTCCGTATTCCTGTTCTCGCCGCTCCCATGGCCGGGGGGCCGACGACGGTGGAGATGGTCCTTGCCGCGGCCGGGGCCGGGAGCCTGGGGTTCGTGGCCGGGGGCTACAAGAGCGCCGAGGCGCTCGCGGAGCAGATCCGGGCGGTGCGGGCGCAGACCGGGACGTTCGGGGTGAACCTGTTCGTGCCGAACCCGGTACCGGTGGACGCCGCGGAGTTCCGCCGCTACGCCACCGCGATCGCGCCCGAGGGGGCCGCACACGGGTTGGACCTGACCGGGGCGGCGATCATCGAGGACGACGACGCCTGGGCCGCCAAGGTCGACCTGCTGGCGGCCGACCCGGTGCCGGTGGTCAGCTTCACGTTCGGGCTGCCCGACGCCGGGTCGCTGGACCGGTTGCGGCGCGCGGGGTCGTTGCTGGTGCAGACGGTCACCTCGGTCGAGGAGGCGCGGCTGGCCGTCGAGGCCGGGATGGACGCACTCGCTGTGCAGAGCAGCCACGCCGGCGGGCACAGCGGCACCTTCACGCCGCGGCAGCGACCGGCCGAACGGCCGTTGCCCGAGTTGCTGGCGGCGGTGCGGGAAGCAGTCGCGGTGCCGTTGCTCGGTGCCGGTGGGGTGTCCGGGCCGGACGACGTGGCTGCGGCGCTGAAGGCCGGTGCCGAGGCGGTGGCCGTCGGGACGTTGCTGCTGCTGACCCCGGAGAGCGGTGCCAACTCGACCTACCGGGCCGCGTTGGTCGCCAAGCGAACCGAGCCGACCGTGGTGACCAGCGCGTTCACCGGGCGCCCGGCCCGCGGGATCCGCAACGAGTTCACCGACCGATGGACCGCCGGCGCGCCGGTCGGCTACCCCGCCGTGCACTACCTGACGACCGGGATGCGACGGGCCGCAGCGGCCGCGGGCGACGCCGAACGACTGCACCTGTGGGCCGGGACCGGACATGCCGCCGTCGCCGAGCGACCGACGGCGGCGGTGCTCACCGCACTGACCGACCGGCTTTGA
- a CDS encoding putative protein N(5)-glutamine methyltransferase: MTAGDPAAVAARLRESGCVFAEDEARLLIAEAADPELLADLVERRCTGAPLEHVLGWAEFRGLRLAVAPGVFVPRLRTEFLVECLLAELPAAGCVLDLCCGCGAIGAAVRAARPDVLVHAVDVDARAVACAEQNLGPGRVHHGDLFTPLPGELRGAVDVVVANAPYVPSAALPTMPAEARLHEPRAALDGGADGTGVQRRIVAAAPNWLRPGGRLLLETSAEQSTLLVAELEQAGLDCAVVRDADLEATVVIGRRRGSAAQP; encoded by the coding sequence TTGACGGCCGGCGACCCGGCAGCCGTCGCGGCCCGCCTGCGTGAATCCGGGTGCGTCTTCGCTGAGGACGAGGCCCGGCTGCTGATCGCCGAGGCCGCCGATCCGGAACTGCTGGCGGACCTGGTCGAGCGACGGTGCACCGGGGCGCCGCTGGAGCACGTGCTGGGTTGGGCCGAGTTCCGCGGGTTGCGACTGGCTGTGGCACCTGGCGTGTTCGTGCCCCGGTTGCGCACCGAGTTCCTCGTCGAATGCCTGCTGGCGGAGCTGCCGGCGGCCGGTTGTGTCCTGGACCTGTGCTGCGGTTGCGGGGCGATCGGGGCGGCCGTGCGAGCCGCCCGCCCGGACGTGCTGGTCCACGCGGTGGACGTCGATGCCCGCGCCGTCGCCTGCGCCGAGCAGAACCTCGGCCCGGGCCGCGTGCACCACGGCGACCTGTTCACCCCGCTGCCTGGCGAGCTGCGCGGAGCGGTCGACGTGGTCGTGGCCAACGCGCCCTACGTGCCGAGCGCGGCTCTGCCGACCATGCCCGCCGAGGCACGGCTGCACGAGCCCCGAGCCGCGTTGGACGGCGGCGCGGACGGAACCGGCGTGCAACGGCGGATCGTCGCGGCCGCCCCGAACTGGCTGCGCCCCGGTGGCCGGCTGCTGCTGGAGACCTCGGCCGAGCAGTCCACGTTGCTGGTCGCGGAGTTGGAGCAGGCAGGGCTGGACTGCGCGGTCGTGCGCGACGCGGACCTGGAGGCGACCGTGGTGATCGGCCGGCGGCGGGGTTCAGCCGCGCAGCCGTAA
- a CDS encoding pirin family protein, protein MSGPVLLRPREVPLGGPRAMTVRRTLPQLARTFIGAWCFVDHYGPDDVSETGGMAVPGHPHTGLATATWLFAGEVEHRDTTGMHAIVRPGELNLMTAGSGIAHSEFSTPSTDILHGVQLWIALPERDRFVEPGFVHHVAESADVDGARVAVFLGDLLGVTSPVATHSPLVGAEITLPAGQRLQLPVDVAHEHGLLCDSGQIRVGEVAAGPGELVLCPTGARTLGVVAGPDAPARLLLIGGEPLGEQLVMWWNFIGGSDEEVRAFRADWERERQYGGGERFGRFPQAWTGTLPAPELPNVTLRLRG, encoded by the coding sequence GTGAGCGGCCCGGTGCTGTTGCGCCCGCGGGAGGTCCCGCTGGGCGGACCGCGGGCGATGACCGTGCGCCGCACGTTGCCGCAGTTGGCCCGGACCTTCATCGGGGCCTGGTGCTTCGTCGACCACTACGGACCTGACGATGTGTCAGAAACCGGCGGGATGGCGGTTCCCGGGCACCCGCACACCGGTCTGGCGACCGCGACCTGGCTGTTCGCCGGCGAGGTCGAGCACCGCGACACCACGGGGATGCACGCGATCGTGCGGCCCGGGGAACTGAACCTGATGACGGCCGGTTCGGGAATCGCGCACTCGGAGTTCTCGACTCCGAGCACCGACATACTGCACGGCGTGCAGTTGTGGATCGCGCTGCCCGAACGCGACCGGTTCGTCGAACCCGGATTCGTCCACCACGTCGCCGAGTCCGCCGACGTCGACGGCGCACGGGTTGCGGTGTTCCTCGGCGACCTGCTCGGCGTCACCTCGCCGGTGGCGACCCATTCGCCACTGGTCGGTGCCGAGATCACCTTGCCTGCCGGCCAACGGTTGCAGCTGCCGGTCGACGTCGCCCACGAGCACGGCCTGCTCTGCGACTCCGGGCAGATCCGGGTGGGCGAGGTCGCCGCCGGGCCGGGCGAACTGGTGCTGTGCCCGACCGGGGCCCGCACGCTCGGTGTGGTCGCCGGCCCGGACGCGCCGGCCCGTCTGCTGCTGATCGGTGGCGAGCCGTTGGGCGAGCAGTTGGTCATGTGGTGGAACTTCATCGGCGGCAGCGACGAGGAGGTCCGCGCCTTCCGGGCCGACTGGGAGCGCGAACGTCAGTACGGCGGCGGTGAGCGGTTCGGCCGGTTCCCGCAGGCCTGGACGGGGACCCTGCCCGCGCCCGAACTGCCGAACGTGACGTTACGGCTGCGCGGCTGA